A window of the Euzebya pacifica genome harbors these coding sequences:
- a CDS encoding ATP-binding protein, translated as MRLPARAVAGNRLWTHDGAVWAVWRVELPSYPFLSDDAKLALHGRVRAALTTLPRHAQLIGVHRRVGARELGEALSGGVRPDRLPRWRDSAGPDARALLARGPVERRVYIAARIVDPHGRTLVESAMALVGDVLGVEGPGPSRIDDRTSRRRAEELGARMARTIGVRPAHSAEMRWLHQRAFLRGVADPTPPAAGHPTADQVPRPLAGSLGDAVLHEGGTAHDPGRGRHRRYLRIDNEQGTSFQTTLVVSEMPPAFAYPGGGEWFAVADLAPFPVDWVARLDAVPNAAAQTRARRQQRQLTAQVAEYDGEPTGPPDTLADALHGIRDEQSALAASPGDPELEVTIGFTVWGEDVGQVDARASQLGDLLEPWGYAVHRPTGGQLPLFAAGLPGVPAPAVCRDYVQFMLPRDLAAGAPFAGASVGDPQGIPMGVSIAGALPEAVLLDPAHGPATNRSGSLGVFGALGSGKSYFVKRMVLGTVARGGRVVTLDRTTAGEYVRLSDAVDGTAAVVELDPSAPVGMDPLRVFGGEDRVRVALGFLSILTRTTPTDVDGAVLAAAVRAVAARDGRLVDVLDQLGDSAEPEARVLRRKLQAYRDHPLSQLVLADRPPLALDADLICFHAPGLALPDRDAMRLEHLAKQLLPEQVFGQALLYLVAAVSRTLVFADDRFGAVLVDEAWALTASPQGRQLLLDTIRDGRKHNAAVWVLSQHPTDLGEDALRDLLGMRALFRQSRGAAAAALEFMGLPATDSMVELVTGELGTGQCLLRDVADRVGLVQVLPPADPAIRAALDTTPMARDADPTPDASSPPERLAAATTDPPVLR; from the coding sequence ATGAGGCTTCCTGCCCGTGCCGTTGCCGGCAATCGCCTGTGGACCCATGACGGGGCTGTCTGGGCGGTCTGGAGGGTCGAGCTGCCCAGCTATCCCTTCCTGTCCGACGACGCGAAGCTGGCGCTGCACGGTCGCGTTCGCGCGGCGCTGACGACGCTGCCCCGGCACGCACAGCTGATCGGGGTGCATCGCCGCGTCGGGGCCCGTGAGCTGGGCGAGGCCCTCAGCGGTGGCGTCCGGCCCGACCGGTTGCCCCGGTGGCGAGATTCGGCTGGGCCCGACGCCCGGGCGTTGCTGGCAAGAGGTCCGGTCGAACGCCGGGTCTACATCGCCGCCCGCATCGTCGATCCACACGGCCGGACCCTCGTCGAGAGCGCCATGGCGCTCGTCGGCGACGTGCTCGGGGTCGAGGGGCCCGGGCCGTCACGGATCGATGACCGCACCTCCCGCCGCCGGGCCGAGGAGCTGGGCGCTCGGATGGCCAGGACCATCGGCGTACGGCCAGCGCACTCCGCGGAGATGCGTTGGCTCCATCAGCGGGCCTTCCTGCGGGGGGTCGCCGACCCGACCCCTCCGGCTGCAGGGCATCCAACGGCCGACCAGGTCCCCCGCCCGCTCGCCGGCAGCCTCGGCGACGCCGTCCTGCACGAGGGGGGCACGGCCCACGACCCCGGGCGAGGGCGGCACCGTCGGTACCTGCGCATCGACAACGAGCAGGGCACGTCGTTCCAGACCACCCTCGTCGTCTCGGAGATGCCCCCGGCGTTCGCCTACCCGGGTGGGGGCGAGTGGTTCGCCGTCGCCGACCTCGCCCCGTTCCCGGTCGACTGGGTCGCACGACTCGACGCCGTGCCCAACGCGGCAGCCCAGACCCGTGCCCGCCGTCAGCAGCGCCAGCTGACCGCCCAGGTCGCGGAGTACGACGGCGAGCCCACCGGTCCGCCCGACACCCTCGCCGATGCGTTGCACGGCATCCGCGACGAGCAGTCGGCGCTGGCCGCCAGTCCCGGCGACCCCGAGCTGGAGGTCACGATCGGGTTCACCGTCTGGGGTGAGGACGTCGGGCAGGTCGACGCCCGCGCCTCGCAGCTCGGCGACCTGCTCGAACCCTGGGGCTATGCCGTCCACCGTCCAACCGGTGGGCAGCTCCCGCTGTTCGCCGCCGGACTGCCCGGTGTCCCGGCCCCCGCGGTGTGTCGCGACTACGTGCAGTTCATGTTGCCCCGCGACCTGGCCGCCGGTGCCCCGTTCGCCGGGGCCAGCGTCGGTGATCCTCAGGGCATCCCGATGGGGGTGTCCATCGCGGGTGCGCTGCCGGAGGCCGTCCTCCTGGACCCCGCTCACGGGCCTGCCACGAACCGTTCGGGCTCGCTCGGCGTCTTCGGCGCGCTGGGCAGCGGCAAGTCGTACTTCGTGAAGCGGATGGTGCTGGGCACCGTCGCCCGGGGTGGGCGCGTCGTCACCCTCGACCGCACGACTGCCGGTGAGTACGTCCGCCTGTCCGACGCCGTCGACGGCACCGCGGCGGTGGTCGAGCTGGATCCGTCGGCGCCCGTGGGCATGGACCCGCTGCGTGTCTTCGGTGGGGAGGACCGCGTCCGGGTGGCGCTGGGATTCCTCAGCATCCTGACCCGGACCACCCCCACCGACGTCGACGGCGCCGTGCTCGCCGCGGCCGTTCGTGCCGTTGCGGCGCGGGACGGTCGGCTGGTCGACGTCCTCGATCAGCTGGGCGACTCGGCCGAACCCGAGGCGCGGGTCCTGCGCCGCAAGCTCCAGGCCTATCGCGATCACCCGTTGTCCCAGCTGGTCCTCGCCGACCGGCCGCCGCTGGCGCTGGACGCCGACCTGATCTGCTTCCACGCCCCGGGCCTGGCGTTGCCCGACCGCGACGCCATGCGGCTGGAGCACCTGGCCAAGCAGCTCCTGCCCGAGCAGGTCTTCGGCCAGGCCCTGCTGTACCTGGTCGCGGCCGTCTCACGAACCCTCGTGTTCGCCGACGACCGCTTCGGCGCGGTGCTGGTCGACGAGGCGTGGGCGCTGACGGCCAGCCCACAGGGTCGCCAGCTGCTGCTCGACACCATCCGCGACGGACGCAAGCACAACGCCGCGGTCTGGGTGCTGTCGCAGCACCCGACCGACCTCGGCGAGGACGCGCTGCGGGACCTGCTCGGCATGCGGGCGCTGTTCCGCCAGTCCCGCGGGGCGGCCGCGGCAGCCCTGGAGTTCATGGGGTTGCCGGCCACTGACTCCATGGTCGAGCTGGTCACGGGCGAGCTGGGGACCGGCCAGTGCCTGCTGCGCGACGTCGCCGACCGAGTCGGGCTGGTGCAGGTGCTGCCGCCCGCGGACCCGGCCATCCGGGCCGCGCTGGACACCACCCCGATGGCGCGGGATGCCGACCCGACACCCGATGCATCGTCCCCGCCGGAACGGTTGGCGGCCGCCACGACCGACCCCCCTGTGCTGCGGTGA
- a CDS encoding TcpE family conjugal transfer membrane protein, which translates to MSSPMLQCRTYTHARRFPIVIGRIGGYALPTPLTPTQVVALVGVAAIELSTRHVWARLPGALDLVVALLLPVAAAWAVRHAVVEGRSPMRFAVGVLTYLLRPRRGSRAGRPVRPTRPVLIGAGPVGRPGQRRVPAG; encoded by the coding sequence ATGAGCAGTCCGATGCTGCAGTGCCGCACCTACACCCATGCTCGTCGGTTCCCCATCGTGATCGGCCGCATCGGCGGCTACGCCCTGCCGACCCCGCTGACCCCGACGCAGGTCGTTGCCCTCGTCGGTGTTGCGGCGATCGAGCTGTCCACGCGGCACGTCTGGGCCAGGCTGCCCGGCGCGCTGGACCTGGTCGTGGCCCTCCTGCTGCCCGTTGCCGCTGCCTGGGCCGTCCGACACGCGGTGGTGGAGGGACGGTCGCCCATGCGGTTCGCGGTGGGGGTGCTGACCTACCTGTTGCGTCCCCGACGTGGCTCCCGTGCCGGCCGACCGGTTCGCCCCACACGACCGGTGCTCATCGGTGCCGGCCCGGTCGGCCGCCCAGGGCAACGGCGGGTGCCAGCCGGATGA
- a CDS encoding conjugal transfer protein: MTPPAPVRILQLGLWIAVAAGPVLGVAALVVATSAGRQQPPPAVPGVGVTSMAEVAVLQHLVGGTVPPTRLQPVRQQLLPVHDVTADASTALPGPGPVDVAAVTATPAGPGRWGVTVLVLGRDATVEAWQVTVAETPGGPAVEGLPALVPTPRAEAPAALALDAPRAPASDDPLAATVEGFLRAVLLGMGEVDRWTAVDVEVPVLDHPVAEMTLRRIARNRVSTTSVAVLAEVELRRADGSALLAQYPLLLAEREGRIEVARVLPALPLAPTGP, encoded by the coding sequence GCCCCCCGCCCCCGTGCGCATCCTGCAGCTCGGCCTGTGGATCGCCGTCGCCGCCGGCCCGGTCCTCGGGGTGGCCGCGCTCGTCGTGGCCACCAGCGCGGGACGGCAGCAGCCACCACCGGCCGTTCCCGGTGTCGGCGTCACGTCGATGGCCGAGGTCGCGGTCCTGCAGCACCTCGTGGGCGGGACGGTTCCCCCGACTCGGCTGCAGCCCGTGCGCCAGCAGCTGCTGCCGGTCCACGACGTCACCGCGGACGCCTCCACTGCGTTGCCCGGTCCGGGACCCGTGGACGTGGCAGCTGTGACGGCCACCCCCGCCGGACCCGGCCGCTGGGGCGTGACGGTCCTCGTCCTGGGCCGCGACGCGACGGTCGAGGCGTGGCAGGTCACCGTCGCGGAGACGCCGGGCGGCCCGGCCGTCGAAGGGTTGCCCGCGCTGGTCCCGACGCCCCGAGCGGAGGCCCCCGCAGCACTCGCCCTGGATGCGCCGCGGGCCCCCGCCTCCGATGACCCCCTGGCGGCGACGGTCGAGGGGTTCCTTCGTGCCGTGCTGCTCGGGATGGGCGAGGTCGACCGCTGGACCGCAGTCGACGTCGAAGTTCCCGTGCTCGACCACCCCGTCGCCGAGATGACGCTGCGCCGGATCGCCCGGAACCGCGTGTCGACGACCAGCGTCGCGGTCCTGGCCGAGGTCGAGCTGCGTCGCGCCGACGGCAGCGCCCTGCTCGCGCAGTACCCCCTGCTCCTCGCCGAACGGGAGGGCCGGATCGAGGTGGCCCGTGTGCTGCCCGCCCTCCCGCTGGCGCCAACCGGCCCCTGA